One genomic window of Pseudoxanthomonas sp. includes the following:
- a CDS encoding zinc ribbon domain-containing protein YjdM, with the protein MSDTTACPQCTLSNTYADGALMVCADCGFEWADEAAVESSVVVRDSNGNVLAQGDTVVVIKDLKVKGSSIPLKQGTVIRGIRLVEDDAEHIEGNSDKIKGLVLKTCFLRKA; encoded by the coding sequence ATGTCCGATACCACTGCCTGCCCGCAATGCACCCTGTCCAACACCTACGCCGACGGTGCATTGATGGTCTGCGCGGACTGCGGCTTCGAGTGGGCCGATGAAGCCGCCGTCGAAAGTTCAGTGGTCGTGCGCGACAGCAATGGCAACGTGTTGGCCCAGGGCGACACGGTGGTGGTGATCAAGGACCTGAAAGTGAAGGGGTCTTCCATCCCGCTCAAGCAGGGCACGGTGATCCGTGGCATTCGCCTGGTCGAGGACGATGCCGAGCACATCGAAGGCAACTCGGACAAGATCAAGGGCCTGGTGCTGAAAACCTGCTTCCTGCGCAAGGCCTGA
- a CDS encoding LacI family DNA-binding transcriptional regulator, translated as MSRNKPNFQQIAELAGVSPSTVDRVLNDRGGVSEARRKKVLEAARRLGTGRVLPSSVRGSMHFDIIRTKAENEFSRRMEQALQRVGSMLGKSIVLHRSVWASEDQAPLVKFMTKPRHRRHGLIMVAGDTPEVRGALELAVGNGMPAVLMVNNLPGLGQNVPYVGVDNRAAGATGALLMGRFLRREGRVLMLTGSSSFQPYRERSEGFSQVMQRDFPHLELVGPVDMRDEEELAEAAVRSHLRGGTPLVGIYGNGQGSTGVDRALGRLAPEERPVWITHESTPQHDALLRVGRIAALIDQDPEAQALHGMQYLLYANHDGPAPAVAQTRFHIITAENPPPLE; from the coding sequence ATGTCGCGCAACAAGCCCAATTTCCAGCAGATCGCCGAACTGGCCGGCGTCAGCCCGAGCACCGTCGACCGCGTGCTCAACGACCGCGGCGGTGTCTCCGAGGCACGCCGCAAGAAGGTGCTGGAAGCCGCGCGCCGGCTCGGCACCGGCCGGGTGCTGCCCAGTTCGGTCCGCGGCTCGATGCACTTCGACATCATCCGCACCAAGGCAGAGAACGAATTTTCCCGGCGCATGGAGCAGGCCCTGCAGCGCGTGGGCAGCATGCTGGGCAAGAGCATCGTGCTGCACCGGAGCGTATGGGCATCGGAAGACCAGGCGCCGCTGGTGAAGTTCATGACCAAGCCGCGACATCGCCGGCACGGCCTGATCATGGTCGCCGGCGATACGCCCGAAGTGCGCGGTGCGCTGGAACTGGCCGTCGGCAACGGCATGCCGGCGGTGCTGATGGTCAACAACCTGCCGGGACTGGGCCAGAACGTGCCTTACGTGGGCGTGGACAACCGGGCTGCCGGTGCTACCGGTGCGTTGCTGATGGGGCGTTTCCTGCGCCGTGAAGGCCGGGTGTTGATGCTGACCGGGTCGTCCAGTTTCCAGCCCTACCGCGAGCGCTCGGAAGGCTTCTCCCAGGTAATGCAACGCGATTTCCCGCACCTGGAGCTGGTTGGCCCGGTCGACATGCGCGACGAGGAAGAGCTGGCCGAAGCGGCCGTGCGCAGCCATCTGCGCGGTGGCACGCCGCTGGTGGGCATCTATGGCAACGGGCAGGGTTCCACCGGCGTGGACCGCGCGCTGGGACGGCTGGCCCCGGAAGAACGTCCGGTCTGGATCACCCACGAATCGACGCCGCAGCACGATGCGTTGCTACGTGTCGGCCGTATCGCTGCGCTGATCGACCAGGATCCGGAAGCCCAGGCGCTGCACGGCATGCAGTACCTGCTGTACGCCAACCATGACGGTCCGGCCCCGGCCGTGGCGCAGACGCGTTTCCACATCATCACGGCTGAAAACCCGCCGCCGCTGGAGTAA
- a CDS encoding YkgJ family cysteine cluster protein, with protein MNAIDDFETGVDPAVHCGGCDAICCRLTVVLDADDNQVPGHLTARTHDGLRVMARDEEGWCVAVGPDMRCTIYDSRPDVCRRFVMGAPYCRDIRQVHHDQLRRGIPLTMY; from the coding sequence TTGAACGCGATCGACGATTTCGAAACAGGTGTCGATCCAGCCGTGCACTGCGGCGGCTGCGATGCGATCTGCTGCCGCCTGACCGTGGTCCTCGACGCTGACGACAACCAGGTGCCTGGCCACCTGACCGCCCGCACGCACGACGGACTGCGCGTGATGGCCCGTGACGAAGAAGGCTGGTGCGTGGCGGTTGGACCCGACATGCGCTGCACCATCTACGACTCTCGCCCAGACGTATGCCGCCGCTTCGTGATGGGCGCCCCATATTGCCGCGACATCAGGCAGGTCCACCACGACCAGCTGCGCCGCGGCATTCCCTTGACCATGTACTGA
- a CDS encoding alkene reductase gives MADSNASATLLFSPTRLGDIALANRVVMAPLTRDRAIEGRVPTPLAIDYYTQRASAGLIIAEATQINPLGQGYLDTPGIYSAGQISGWKAVTDAVHAAGGKIVLQLWHVGRISHVSLLPEGEVPVAPSAIRANSKTFTANGMEDVSAPRALGLDEIPQLIADYRSAARNAIDAGFDGVEVHAANGYLIDQFLRDGSNHRTDAYGGSIEHRTRLLTEVVQAVADEIGAGRTGVRLSPVTPANDARDSDPQPLFERAVKRLDDIVGLAFIHVIEGATGGPRDNIAFDYAALRAKFHGPWIVNNGYDKAMATAALSTGQADAVAFGRPFIANPDLVARLRHDAPLAQFDQNTLYGGGARGYTDYPALDAHTAG, from the coding sequence ATGGCCGACAGCAACGCCAGCGCCACCCTCCTGTTCTCCCCGACCCGGCTCGGCGACATCGCCCTGGCCAACCGCGTGGTCATGGCCCCGCTGACCCGCGACCGCGCCATCGAAGGCCGCGTGCCCACGCCGCTGGCCATCGACTACTACACCCAGCGCGCCAGCGCCGGCCTGATCATCGCCGAGGCCACCCAGATCAATCCGCTCGGCCAGGGCTACCTGGATACGCCCGGCATCTACAGCGCCGGGCAGATCAGCGGCTGGAAGGCCGTGACCGACGCCGTGCACGCGGCTGGCGGCAAGATCGTGCTGCAGCTCTGGCATGTGGGCCGCATCTCGCACGTCAGCCTGCTGCCCGAAGGCGAAGTGCCGGTCGCCCCCAGCGCGATCCGCGCCAACAGCAAGACCTTCACCGCCAACGGCATGGAAGACGTGTCCGCGCCGCGCGCGCTCGGACTGGACGAAATCCCGCAGCTGATCGCCGATTACCGCAGTGCCGCGCGCAACGCCATCGATGCCGGCTTCGACGGCGTGGAAGTCCACGCGGCCAACGGCTACCTGATCGACCAGTTCCTGCGCGATGGCAGCAACCACCGTACCGATGCCTATGGCGGCAGCATCGAGCACCGCACCCGCCTGCTGACCGAAGTCGTGCAGGCCGTGGCCGATGAAATCGGCGCTGGCCGCACCGGCGTGCGCCTGTCACCGGTCACGCCGGCCAACGACGCCCGCGATTCCGATCCACAGCCGTTGTTCGAACGTGCGGTCAAACGCCTGGACGACATCGTTGGCCTGGCTTTCATCCACGTGATCGAGGGCGCCACCGGTGGCCCACGCGACAACATCGCCTTCGATTACGCCGCGCTGAGGGCCAAATTCCACGGTCCGTGGATCGTCAACAACGGCTACGACAAGGCCATGGCCACCGCCGCACTGAGCACGGGCCAGGCCGACGCGGTCGCCTTCGGCCGGCCGTTCATCGCCAATCCCGACCTGGTCGCCCGCCTGCGTCATGACGCACCGCTGGCGCAGTTCGACCAGAACACGCTCTATGGCGGCGGCGCCAGGGGCTACACGGACTATCCGGCGCTGGATGCGCACACTGCCGGCTGA
- a CDS encoding RidA family protein, with protein MIQRFDTGPRMSEMTVHNGVAYLAGQIAEAGGDISAQTREVLGHIDALLAQAGSDKSKILRAEIFMADLSEFSGMNAEWETWVVPGHTPARATVQAQLANPEWKVEIVITAAI; from the coding sequence ATGATCCAGCGTTTCGATACCGGTCCCCGCATGTCCGAGATGACCGTGCACAACGGCGTGGCCTACCTGGCCGGGCAGATTGCCGAAGCCGGCGGCGACATCAGCGCCCAGACCCGCGAGGTGCTGGGCCATATCGACGCGCTGCTGGCGCAGGCCGGTTCGGACAAGTCCAAAATCCTGCGCGCCGAGATCTTCATGGCCGACCTGTCCGAGTTTTCCGGCATGAATGCCGAGTGGGAAACCTGGGTCGTCCCCGGCCACACCCCGGCCCGGGCCACCGTGCAGGCGCAGCTGGCCAATCCGGAGTGGAAGGTCGAGATCGTCATCACCGCCGCGATCTGA
- a CDS encoding 2'-5' RNA ligase family protein — translation MQDDFFARPSTPPPSLFFALMPSEGDQAVLDEATRLHATRFGRMKPVLAAKRHVTLLYLGQPMDEQIPSLVAGAGRAMSAVQGDAFVLTLDQVAVFGRNSVVLVASQTPRALAGLEVHMRQAAMLNRLLLAKSPAFHPHLTLGHNDDRRAPPEDCAPVRLAFDSVVLLRGVSGAPYDELGRWSLA, via the coding sequence ATGCAGGACGATTTTTTCGCCCGGCCCAGCACGCCGCCGCCCAGCCTGTTCTTCGCCCTGATGCCTTCGGAAGGCGATCAGGCGGTGCTGGACGAGGCCACGCGTCTGCACGCCACGCGCTTCGGCCGGATGAAGCCGGTGCTGGCGGCCAAGCGCCACGTGACCCTGCTGTACCTGGGCCAGCCGATGGACGAACAGATTCCCTCGCTGGTTGCCGGCGCGGGGCGGGCGATGAGCGCCGTGCAAGGCGATGCCTTCGTGCTGACCCTGGACCAGGTGGCGGTGTTCGGCCGCAATTCGGTGGTGCTGGTGGCCTCGCAGACGCCACGCGCCCTGGCCGGACTGGAAGTGCACATGCGCCAGGCCGCGATGCTCAACCGGCTGCTGCTGGCCAAATCGCCGGCGTTCCACCCGCACCTGACCCTGGGCCACAACGATGACCGGCGTGCGCCGCCCGAGGACTGCGCGCCGGTGCGGCTGGCGTTCGACAGTGTCGTGCTGCTGCGCGGGGTGAGCGGCGCGCCCTACGACGAACTGGGGCGCTGGTCGCTGGCGTGA
- a CDS encoding TCR/Tet family MFS transporter: MSNAPFRAGKAAVAFILVTAMLDVVAMGIIIPVLPHLIEEFSGSSARAGLINGVFVALWALMQFLVSPIVGSLSDRYGRRPVILMSTAGLAIDYVLMAVAPNLWWLAVGRIVSGITTASFTTVYAYMADITTPQNRARGYGLIGAAFSAGFVAGPLIGGVLGEWSPRAPFWAASVMSGLAFCYGLFVLPESLTTERRMAFSWHRANPLGALRLLRSHAELTGLAVVNFLLYFAHHVFSAVFVLYAGQRYGWGAWQVGMLLALVGALDMLVQGLLTGPMSKRLGDRRTMIVGLCFGAIGIACMGLAPTGWLFVAAMLPNALWGVAMPTIQSLMTQRVSESEQGQLQGANNSVGAIAGVLSPVFFGWVYSASVGPQARIPYIGTAFLIAAGVLAAAALMGVVGGRRLEPAQGLGGNRTP, translated from the coding sequence ATGTCCAACGCTCCCTTCCGCGCCGGCAAGGCCGCCGTCGCCTTCATCCTGGTCACCGCGATGCTCGACGTGGTGGCGATGGGGATCATCATTCCGGTCCTGCCACACCTGATCGAGGAATTTTCCGGCAGCAGCGCGCGCGCCGGGCTGATCAATGGCGTGTTCGTCGCGCTGTGGGCGCTGATGCAGTTCCTGGTCTCGCCCATCGTTGGCTCGCTGTCGGACCGCTACGGACGGCGGCCGGTGATCCTGATGTCCACCGCAGGCCTGGCGATCGATTACGTGCTGATGGCCGTGGCCCCGAACCTGTGGTGGCTGGCGGTCGGGCGCATCGTGTCGGGCATCACCACAGCCAGCTTCACCACCGTCTACGCCTACATGGCCGACATCACCACGCCGCAGAACCGGGCGCGCGGCTACGGCCTGATCGGCGCGGCATTCAGCGCCGGCTTCGTCGCCGGCCCGTTGATTGGCGGCGTGCTGGGCGAATGGTCACCGCGCGCACCGTTCTGGGCGGCGTCGGTGATGAGCGGGCTGGCGTTCTGCTATGGCCTGTTCGTGCTGCCCGAATCGCTGACCACCGAACGGCGCATGGCGTTTTCCTGGCACCGTGCCAATCCGCTGGGCGCGCTGCGCCTGCTGCGCTCGCATGCCGAACTGACCGGGCTGGCCGTGGTGAATTTCCTGCTGTACTTCGCCCACCACGTGTTCTCGGCGGTGTTCGTGCTGTACGCGGGCCAGCGCTACGGCTGGGGCGCGTGGCAGGTCGGCATGCTGCTGGCGCTGGTCGGTGCGCTGGACATGTTGGTGCAAGGCCTGCTGACCGGGCCGATGAGCAAGCGCCTCGGCGACCGCCGCACGATGATCGTCGGCCTGTGCTTCGGCGCGATCGGCATCGCCTGCATGGGCCTGGCGCCGACCGGCTGGTTGTTCGTCGCAGCGATGCTGCCCAACGCGCTGTGGGGCGTAGCGATGCCGACCATCCAGTCGCTGATGACCCAGCGTGTGTCCGAATCCGAACAGGGCCAGCTGCAGGGCGCCAACAATTCGGTGGGCGCCATTGCCGGCGTGCTCTCGCCGGTGTTCTTCGGCTGGGTGTATTCGGCCTCGGTCGGGCCGCAGGCCAGGATTCCCTACATCGGCACCGCGTTCCTGATCGCCGCGGGCGTGCTGGCCGCGGCCGCGCTGATGGGCGTGGTCGGTGGACGCCGCCTGGAACCGGCTCAGGGGCTGGGAGGCAATCGAACGCCGTAG
- a CDS encoding MotA/TolQ/ExbB proton channel family protein, whose product MIPLLLLAVLALAIVVERFWSLRRKEILPPGLGEEVRRWAASADLESSHIESLRQTSPLGALLAAALDVRHRSRDIVRERIEDTGRHLVHRMERFLNTLGTIAAAGPLLGLLGTVVGMIQMFMGILDHGLGDVNQLAGGIGKALVCTATGMLVAIPALIFHRYFRGRITGYVVEMEQQAMALSDALEMRNAAAPRQHD is encoded by the coding sequence ATGATTCCGCTGCTGTTGCTCGCGGTGCTGGCCCTGGCCATCGTGGTCGAACGCTTCTGGAGCCTGCGTCGCAAGGAGATCCTGCCGCCGGGCCTGGGTGAGGAAGTCCGCCGCTGGGCTGCTTCGGCCGACCTGGAAAGCTCGCACATCGAATCGCTGCGCCAGACCTCGCCGCTGGGCGCGCTGCTCGCCGCCGCGCTGGACGTGCGCCATCGGTCGCGCGACATCGTCCGCGAGCGCATCGAGGACACCGGCCGCCATCTGGTCCATCGGATGGAGCGCTTCCTCAACACCCTGGGCACGATTGCCGCGGCCGGCCCGCTGTTGGGCCTGCTGGGCACCGTGGTCGGCATGATCCAGATGTTCATGGGCATCCTGGACCACGGCCTGGGCGACGTGAACCAGCTCGCCGGAGGCATCGGCAAGGCGTTGGTGTGCACCGCCACCGGCATGCTGGTGGCGATCCCGGCGCTGATCTTCCACCGCTACTTCCGCGGCAGGATCACCGGCTACGTGGTGGAGATGGAGCAGCAGGCCATGGCGCTGTCCGATGCGCTGGAAATGCGCAACGCCGCTGCCCCGCGGCAGCACGACTGA
- a CDS encoding biopolymer transporter ExbD, translating to MRIRDDRAHDEPEINLVPLIDVILVLIIFFVITTTFDARSTLQLKLPSASQQPSDVPAKSLSVLVNAEGRYFVGDSEVLRTDVDALKQAINQAAGTDRGQPVLLRADGRTPHQAVVTALDALAQLNFKRVSIATAPEQAK from the coding sequence ATGCGTATCCGTGACGACCGTGCCCACGACGAGCCGGAAATCAACCTGGTCCCGCTGATCGACGTGATCCTGGTCCTGATCATCTTCTTCGTGATCACCACCACCTTCGACGCGCGTTCGACCCTGCAGTTGAAGCTGCCGTCGGCATCGCAGCAGCCTTCGGATGTACCGGCCAAGTCGTTGAGCGTGCTGGTCAATGCCGAAGGCCGCTATTTCGTCGGTGACAGCGAAGTACTGCGCACCGATGTCGATGCGCTCAAGCAGGCCATCAACCAGGCCGCAGGCACCGACCGCGGCCAGCCAGTCCTGTTGCGCGCCGATGGCCGCACCCCGCACCAGGCGGTGGTGACGGCACTGGACGCGCTGGCCCAACTCAATTTCAAGCGGGTGTCGATCGCCACCGCACCGGAGCAGGCCAAGTGA
- the msbA gene encoding lipid A export permease/ATP-binding protein MsbA, translating into MSAASQDSGWKTYRRLLTFAKPYRVLLVVAFIAAMVEAAGTAGFAHLMAPITNKTFLNEGPPQALWVMPVMIVLLFLVRGIAGYITDMSMGRAARSIARDLRVKVLGKYLRLPGARFDAEPVPSMLVRLGSDSDQVAQAAVDALKTMIQQGLQALALLVNMLIVSWQVTMAIVVLVPPLAFVMNKVAKRYRRVSHRIQESGAQLLQSADQTLSNQQEVKIYGAQQSELTRYHALADNNLRLAMKVESTRGLSTATVQMMGAIGLAGLLLIAGYETRAGRLDAGSFFSLLLSMAGIIPALKNLTSVQNVLQRGVASAERLFSVLDAPDESDTGTRTLGRAKGTIEFRDVTARYPGQSKPALEHISFVAKPGTVTAIVGRSGSGKSSLIKLIPRFYDLEAGQILVDGEPLQDYALADLRRQIALVGQQVMLFDGTVAANVAYGEMQSADQQALEHALHGAHAMEFVEQLPEGKDTSIGVKGGKLSGGQRQRLAIARAMLKDAPILILDEATAALDNESERLVQDALTKLMPDRTTLVIAHRLSTIEHADQVLVLDHGCLVEQGTHAELLARGGLYAQLHGAQFREAE; encoded by the coding sequence GTGAGCGCAGCCTCGCAAGATTCGGGCTGGAAAACCTATCGCCGGCTGCTGACCTTCGCCAAGCCGTATCGGGTGCTGCTGGTTGTGGCCTTCATCGCTGCCATGGTGGAGGCGGCAGGCACCGCGGGCTTTGCGCATTTGATGGCGCCGATCACCAACAAGACCTTCCTCAATGAGGGGCCGCCGCAGGCGCTTTGGGTCATGCCGGTGATGATCGTGTTGTTGTTCCTGGTGCGCGGCATCGCCGGCTACATCACCGATATGTCGATGGGGCGCGCGGCGCGCAGCATCGCGCGCGACCTGCGTGTCAAGGTGCTGGGGAAATATCTGCGCTTGCCGGGTGCGCGTTTCGATGCCGAGCCCGTGCCGTCGATGCTGGTGCGCCTGGGGTCGGACTCCGACCAGGTCGCACAGGCCGCGGTGGACGCTCTCAAAACCATGATTCAGCAGGGGCTGCAGGCGCTTGCACTACTGGTCAATATGTTGATTGTCAGCTGGCAAGTCACCATGGCGATCGTCGTGCTGGTGCCGCCGCTGGCATTCGTGATGAACAAGGTGGCCAAGCGTTACCGACGTGTCAGCCATCGCATCCAGGAAAGTGGTGCCCAGCTGCTGCAGTCGGCTGACCAAACCCTATCCAATCAGCAGGAAGTCAAGATCTACGGTGCACAGCAGTCCGAGCTGACGCGCTATCACGCGCTCGCCGACAATAATCTGCGTCTGGCGATGAAGGTCGAGTCCACCCGCGGCCTCTCCACCGCGACGGTGCAGATGATGGGCGCCATCGGCCTGGCTGGACTGTTATTGATTGCAGGTTACGAAACCCGGGCGGGACGGCTGGATGCCGGCAGCTTCTTCTCGCTGCTGTTGTCGATGGCAGGCATCATCCCGGCGCTGAAGAACCTCACCAGCGTGCAGAACGTCCTGCAGCGCGGCGTGGCTTCGGCCGAACGCCTGTTCTCGGTGCTGGACGCGCCGGATGAATCGGACACCGGCACGCGCACGCTGGGTCGGGCCAAGGGCACGATCGAGTTCCGCGATGTCACTGCGCGCTACCCGGGCCAGAGCAAGCCGGCGCTGGAGCACATCAGCTTCGTCGCCAAACCGGGCACGGTGACTGCCATCGTCGGGCGCTCGGGCAGCGGCAAGTCCAGCCTGATCAAGCTGATCCCGCGCTTCTACGATCTGGAGGCCGGGCAGATCCTGGTCGATGGCGAACCGCTGCAGGACTACGCGCTGGCTGACCTGCGCCGGCAGATCGCATTGGTCGGCCAGCAGGTGATGCTGTTCGACGGCACCGTCGCGGCCAACGTCGCCTATGGCGAAATGCAGTCCGCCGATCAACAGGCGCTGGAGCATGCCCTGCACGGTGCCCACGCGATGGAGTTCGTCGAACAGTTGCCGGAAGGCAAGGACACCTCGATCGGCGTCAAGGGCGGCAAGCTCTCCGGTGGCCAGCGCCAGCGCCTGGCGATCGCCCGGGCGATGCTCAAGGACGCGCCGATCCTGATCCTGGACGAGGCCACCGCCGCACTGGACAACGAATCCGAGCGCCTGGTGCAGGATGCGCTGACCAAGCTGATGCCCGACCGCACCACGCTGGTCATCGCCCACCGCCTTTCGACCATCGAACACGCCGACCAGGTGCTGGTGCTCGATCATGGCTGCCTGGTGGAGCAGGGCACGCACGCCGAACTGCTGGCCAGGGGCGGCCTGTACGCACAGCTGCACGGTGCGCAGTTCCGCGAGGCCGAATGA
- the lpxK gene encoding tetraacyldisaccharide 4'-kinase has product MSKAPKTPRHWFDGAPVPPLAALLEHVYAGVLKLRAALFRLHLLGRKRAPVPVIVVGNVTVGGTGKTPLTIALVQRLRDAGWNPGVASRGYGRSNEKTPRWVDLQTAPADGGDEPVLIARRTGVRVRVDRDRVAAARALAAEGCDIVVCDDGLQHYRLRRDLEIEVIDGRRRYGNGRLLPAGPLREPAARGLRCDFRVVNGGSAGFGEWAMTLHSDRAVPLVAGKPLQLSAFGGHRVHAVAGIGNPARFFDMLRDYGIGVVPHAFDDHHAYRAEDLQFGSELPVLMTEKDAVKCAGLAGDWAYSVPIDAELPEAFWVALDARLLPLRAARAKVAEKP; this is encoded by the coding sequence ATGAGCAAAGCGCCCAAGACCCCGCGCCACTGGTTCGACGGTGCGCCGGTCCCACCGCTGGCGGCCCTGCTGGAGCATGTCTATGCAGGCGTGCTGAAGCTGCGTGCGGCGTTGTTCCGCCTGCACCTGCTTGGCCGCAAGCGCGCGCCGGTGCCGGTGATCGTGGTCGGCAACGTCACGGTCGGCGGGACCGGCAAGACGCCGCTGACCATCGCCCTGGTCCAGCGCCTGCGCGATGCCGGCTGGAACCCCGGCGTGGCCAGTCGCGGTTACGGCCGCAGCAATGAAAAAACACCACGCTGGGTGGACCTGCAGACCGCGCCAGCCGATGGTGGCGACGAGCCGGTCCTGATTGCGCGCCGGACCGGCGTGCGCGTGCGCGTGGATCGCGACCGCGTGGCCGCCGCGCGTGCGCTGGCCGCCGAAGGCTGCGACATCGTGGTCTGCGACGATGGCCTGCAGCATTACCGCCTGCGGCGCGACCTGGAAATCGAGGTCATCGACGGCCGTCGCCGCTACGGCAATGGCCGCCTGCTGCCGGCAGGTCCGCTGCGCGAGCCCGCAGCGCGCGGCCTGCGCTGCGATTTCCGCGTGGTCAACGGCGGCAGCGCCGGTTTCGGCGAATGGGCGATGACGCTGCATTCGGACCGCGCAGTGCCGCTGGTCGCGGGCAAGCCGCTGCAGCTGTCGGCGTTCGGCGGGCACCGCGTGCATGCGGTCGCCGGCATCGGCAATCCGGCGCGCTTCTTCGACATGCTGCGCGACTATGGCATCGGCGTGGTCCCGCACGCCTTCGACGACCACCACGCCTACCGCGCCGAGGATCTGCAGTTTGGCAGCGAGCTGCCGGTGCTGATGACCGAAAAGGATGCCGTGAAATGTGCGGGCCTTGCCGGCGACTGGGCCTACAGCGTGCCCATCGACGCCGAGCTGCCGGAGGCCTTCTGGGTGGCGCTGGATGCGCGCCTGCTGCCGCTGCGCGCGGCCCGTGCAAAGGTGGCGGAAAAGCCGTGA